CTTGCTATTACACCAACACCAATCCCTAAGCGAACATAGGTTTTAATGACATCTGCATCGGTTGCTGTAAAGACAATTTTCGGTTTTAGGCCCGCTTTATTAAAGGCACTATCCAAGGCTGAACGACCCGTAAAACCAAATACGTAAGTAACTAATTCAAAGGCTGCAAGATCTTCAATCGTCACTTGCTGTAGTTGTGCTAATGGATGATCTTTTGTGACCACAATAGAACGATTCCAGTGATAACAAGGAAGCATGATCGCATCTTGATATAAATGAAGTGCTTCCGTTGCTATAGCAAAATCGGCCGTACCTTTGGCTATTGCATCGGACATCTGGCTTGGTGTGCCTTGATGCATATGCAATGAAACCGCTGGATATCGATTCTTAAAGCCTTTAATTACATCCGGTAACGCATAACGAGCTTGAGTATGCGTAGTAGTAATATTTAAAGTTCCTTTTTCTGGGTGCGTATGCTCACCAGCAACCGATTTAATACTCTCAACTCGAGATAAAATTTCACGTGAGATTTTAACGATCTCTTCACCTGATGGGGTTACTCTTGTTAAATGTTTACCACTGCGCTCAAAGATCTGAACACCAAGTTCATCTTCTAATAATCGGACTTGTTTACTAATGCCTGGTTGTGAGGTGTATAGCGACTCAGCAGTTGATGATACATTCAGACTGTGGTTCACAACTTCAACAATGTACTTTAATTGCTGTAATTTCATTTTATGATTTCCTGTAATCCTTTACATTAAATTCTACTTATACGATACAGTTATATACCTATTCCTACCTATTTTCAAAGTGTTATGTTTATTAATTATATTTCGAACATATTACAGACAAATACATTAAAGAAATGTGAACAGGTGTCGATATATCTTAATGACAACCCGTATATAACTCCCCTATACGCTAAAATAGCTATTGGAGTTAATCACCTGCTATTCATTTAGTTTACAAGGTGTTACACTGGAAAATATTACTACTGGATGTATGATAAAAATATGAATATTGCTCTTATTATTGGTCTTTTTGGGATTCTGCTTACATTGATTATTGGCTACAACATCATTGTTCAATATAGAACAAAGATTGAATCTGCCAAAAAACAAGAATCTGCAAAGCATATGGTTATCATTGATTCTACCGAAGAATTAATCAGTAATGCGCATCATCTACCATACAGTAAAGAATTACTCGTTTGTTTAAACCAACGTATTCTTGATGCTTTAAGAGCCATTTCAGAGCTTGAACCACATGATCGCTCATACCCAGGTCGTATTGAAAATATGGAGCAGCAGCTTCAGCAATTAAAAACAGAATACACAGGTGGCGATAGCACTAACTTTAAAGTGCCAAGTAACGATAAACAAGCGATTGTAATGTTAAAACTTGTTAAACGCCTTCGTGATACGCTTCGTGCTGAACACCGTAAAGGACGTGTTAATACACAAGTATTTGTGGCTGAAAACGCTCGCCTTGAGTCTATTCAAGTTCGTATCAATATCGAAAACGTAGTTAAACGTGCTAAAGAAGCAACACAGCGTGGCCAAGCTGGTACAGCTCGTCAATTACTTAAGAAAGGTATTGATGCTCTTTCAAGCAAAAACGATGGCTACTCAAACAAGGCTCGCACTCGTTTACAAGAAATGCTTGATGAATTAAATAATAAGACTAAGAAGAAACAAGACCAAGAATTACAAGATCAATTGGATAAGAATAAAGACGACGATATCGATGTTCTTTTCCAGCCAAAGAAAAAATGGTAACCAATACCTACCAAAAAAAAGATCGCATTATGCGATCTTTTTTTATGTCTGTCTTAATATCACTTAAGCTGGAACACCACTGTGGAATTTAAAATCACTGTCTGGTGTTAATATCAAATCCGCTTCAACCTGAGCAAAGAATGCAACACGCTCATCCACATTCCCACTAGCAACCTGCTGTGC
The Aliivibrio fischeri ATCC 7744 = JCM 18803 = DSM 507 DNA segment above includes these coding regions:
- the cysB gene encoding HTH-type transcriptional regulator CysB, coding for MKLQQLKYIVEVVNHSLNVSSTAESLYTSQPGISKQVRLLEDELGVQIFERSGKHLTRVTPSGEEIVKISREILSRVESIKSVAGEHTHPEKGTLNITTTHTQARYALPDVIKGFKNRYPAVSLHMHQGTPSQMSDAIAKGTADFAIATEALHLYQDAIMLPCYHWNRSIVVTKDHPLAQLQQVTIEDLAAFELVTYVFGFTGRSALDSAFNKAGLKPKIVFTATDADVIKTYVRLGIGVGVIASMAMDEERDSDLVAIDASHIFDASTTTIGFKRGSFLKSYMFDFMERFAPHLTRPIVEQATMLKNNHEIEEMFKDINLPVR